The following coding sequences are from one Delphinus delphis chromosome 19, mDelDel1.2, whole genome shotgun sequence window:
- the ALOX15 gene encoding LOW QUALITY PROTEIN: polyunsaturated fatty acid lipoxygenase ALOX15 (The sequence of the model RefSeq protein was modified relative to this genomic sequence to represent the inferred CDS: inserted 2 bases in 2 codons; substituted 2 bases at 2 genomic stop codons): MGLYRVRVSSGSSLRAGSNNKVQLWLVGQHGEAALGWRLRPMSGKEAEFEVDVSEYLGPLLFVKLSKWHLLQDDAWFCNSISVQGPGASGDEFRFPRYRWLEGKGILSLPEGTGRTVVNDPQGLFKKHREEELEERRKLYRWGNWKDGLILNMAGATICDLPIDERFLEDKRIDFEASLVKGLADLXIKDSSNILTSWNSLDDFNRVFWCGQSKSAERVRDSWKEDVLFGYQFLNGSNPMFLRCSNHLPARLEFPPGMEELXAQLEKELQGGKLFEADVSLLDGIKANVILCSQQYLAAPLVMLKLQPDGKLLPMVIQLQLPGKGSPPPLLFLPTDPPMAWLLAKCWVHSSDFQLHELQSHLLRGHLVAEVIAVATMRCLPSIHPMFKLLILHVRYTMEINLRARTGLVADLGIFDQVVSTGGGGHVELFKRAGAFLTYSSFCXPDDLAERGLLGVKSPFYVQNALRLWEIISHYVEGIVSLHYKMDKSVKEDLELQAWCREITEIGLLGAQDRGFPIALQSKDQLCHFVTTCIFTCTGQHGSNHLGQLXWYAWVPNAPCTMRLPPPTTKDVTLETVMATLPNFHQVSLQMSITWQLGRRQSIMVALDQHKEEYFSGPEPKAALKKFREELAALEKGIEIRNAKLDLPYEYLRPSLVENSVAIGVPQALDHP; encoded by the exons ATGGGTCTCTACCGCGTCCGCGTGTCCAGCGGGTCCTCGCTCCGTGCGGGCTCCAACAACAAGGTGCAGCTGTGGCTGGTCGGCCAGCACGGGGAGGCGGCGCTCGGGTGGCGCCTGCGGCCGATGAGCGGCAAG GAGGCGGAATTCGAGGTGGACGTGTCAGAGTACCTGGGGCCGCTGCTGTTCGTGAAACTGAGCAAATGGCACCTCCTTCAGGATGACGCGTGGTTCTGCAACTCGATCTCCGTGCAGGGCCCCGGGGCCAGTGGGGACGAGTTCAGGTTCCCACGCTACCGCTGGCTGGAGGGCAAAGGCATCCTGAGCCTACCCGAGGGCACTG GTCGCACAGTGGTCAACGACCCTCAAGGCctgttcaagaaacacagggaggaggaactggaagagagaaggaagctgTACCG GTGGGGTAACTGGAAGGATGGGTTAATCCTGAATATGGCCGGGGCCACAATATGTGACCTCCCCATAGATGAGAGATTTCTGGAGGACAAAAGAATTGACTTTGAGGCTTCACTGGTCAAGGG GCTGGCAGACC GCATCAAAGACTCTTCAAATATTCTGACTAGCTGGAACAGTCTGGATGACTTCAACAGGGTTTTCTGGTGTGGCCAGAGCAAGTCGGCTG AGCGGGTGCGGGACTCCTGGAAGGAGGATGTCTTATTTGGGTACCAGTTTCTCAATGGCTCCAACCCCATGTTCCTGAGATGCTCCAATCACCTTCCTGCCCGCCTAGAGTTTCCTCCAGGGATGGAGGAGCTGTAGGCCCAGCTGGAGAAGGAGCTCCAG GGAGGCAAGCTATTTGAAGCTGACGTCTCCTTACTGGATGGGATCAAGGCCAACGTCATCCTGTGTAGCCAGCAGTACCTGGCTGCTCCTCTGGTTATGCTGAAACTGCAGCCTGATGGGAAACTCTTACCCATGGTCA TCCAGCTCCAACTGCCAGGCAAGGGGTCTCCCCCACCACTGCTTTTCCTGCCCACGGATCCCCCGATGGCCTGGCTCCTGGCCAAATGCTGGGTCCACAGCTCTGACTTCCAGCTTCACGAGCTGCAGTCTCATCTCCTAAGGGGACACTTGGTGGCTGAAGTCATTGCTGTGGCCACCATGAGGTGCCTTCCATCGATACATCCTATGTTCAAG CTTCTCATTCTGCACGTTCGATACACCATGGAAATTAACCTCAGGGCCAGGACTGGGCTGGTCGCTGATTTGGGAATTTTCGACCAG GTGGTGAGCACAGGTGGGGGCGGCCATGTGGAGCTGTTCAAGAGAGCAGGAGCCTTTCTAACCTATAGCTCCTTCT CCCCTGATGACCTGGCTGAGCGGGGGCTCTTGGGAGTCAAGTCTCCTTTCTATGTGCAAAATGCCCTTCGGCTCTGGGAAATCATCTCTCA CTACGTGGAGGGCATTGTGAGTCTCCACTATAAGATGGACAAGTCTGTGAAAGAGGATCTTGAGCTGCAGGCCTGGTGTCGAGAGATCACTGAGATTGGACTGCTAGGGGCCCAGGACCGAG GGTTTCCCATCGCCCTACAGTCCAAGGACCAGCTTTGCCACTTTGTGACCACGTGCATCTTCACCTGCACTGGCCAGCACGGCTCCAACCACCTAGGCCAG CTCTAGTGGTACGCTTGGGTCCCTAACGCACCCTGCACGATGCGGCTGCCCCCGCCAACCACCAAGGATGTGACACTGGAGACAGTGATGGCAACACTGCCCAACTTTCATCAGGTTTCTCTCCAGATGTCCATCACTTGGCAACTGGGCAGACGCCAGTCCATCATG GTGGCTCTGGACCAACATAAGGAGGAGTATTTTTCGGGCCCTGAGCCCAAGGCTGCGCTGAAGAAGTTCAGGGAGGAGCTGGCTGCCCTGGAAAAGGGCATTGAGATCCGGAATGCCAAGCTGGACTTGCCCTACGAATACCTGCGGCCCAGCCtggtggaaaacagtgtggccaTAGGAGTGCCCCAAGCCTTGG ATCACCCATAG